Proteins encoded in a region of the Roseateles sp. SL47 genome:
- a CDS encoding methyl-accepting chemotaxis protein — protein MKLRQRIWMLPVLAAVVFLIGIAITYAVGARTSAALEGLQNTAYPAKESINRLSQAVEDFRAAVQAAATEGDADKLKEAQAQATRAEKELAELTRLPFESDRVAKLKQVLANYLPAALQAANAMAGKGEAGDSMQRMTQNKGLWDGQIAELRKVAQAAVEQAQAEAAAGVRRGQMVVIGLGVVILACLGLGAHMIVSSVWRDLGDEPDALRRIADSIAAGDLSINTRQANDGKSLQAALLRMAVKLRGTVRGIRTAAESVAQASAEIAAGSQDLSDRTERMSANLEQTAHSMTEMSTTVRQTAASAQQATDLARQASESAQRGESIVTGVVSNMNGITQASGRIEEIIGVIDGIAFQTNILALNAAVEAARAGEQGRGFAVVAGEVRSLAQRSAQAAREIKQLISVSSEKVAEGDRRVREAGQAMQDILSSVRHVASIIGEISASASDQAGGIDKVSRSVSELDTVTQQNAALVEQSAAAAVGLRQAALEQSATVEAFNLGQEA, from the coding sequence ATGAAACTAAGGCAACGCATCTGGATGCTGCCTGTCCTTGCGGCGGTGGTGTTCCTGATTGGCATCGCCATCACCTATGCGGTGGGGGCTCGCACCTCTGCCGCACTTGAAGGCCTTCAAAACACCGCCTACCCCGCCAAGGAGTCGATCAACCGTCTGTCCCAGGCGGTTGAAGACTTCCGCGCGGCTGTGCAGGCGGCGGCGACCGAAGGCGATGCCGACAAGCTGAAAGAGGCCCAAGCACAAGCCACACGGGCGGAGAAGGAACTGGCTGAGCTCACCCGCCTCCCCTTTGAATCGGACCGAGTGGCCAAGCTCAAGCAGGTCCTGGCCAATTACCTTCCGGCAGCCCTGCAGGCAGCCAATGCCATGGCGGGTAAAGGCGAGGCAGGCGACAGCATGCAGCGCATGACCCAGAACAAGGGGTTGTGGGACGGTCAAATCGCCGAGCTGCGCAAGGTGGCCCAGGCCGCCGTTGAGCAGGCGCAAGCCGAAGCCGCAGCGGGGGTGCGACGCGGCCAGATGGTCGTGATTGGCCTGGGCGTGGTCATCCTGGCCTGCCTGGGGCTGGGCGCGCACATGATCGTGAGCTCGGTCTGGCGAGACCTGGGCGACGAGCCGGACGCGCTGCGGCGCATCGCCGACAGCATTGCGGCCGGGGATCTGAGCATCAACACGCGTCAAGCGAATGACGGCAAGTCCTTGCAGGCGGCCCTGTTGCGCATGGCGGTGAAACTGCGCGGCACCGTTCGCGGCATTCGTACTGCGGCCGAGTCGGTGGCACAGGCGTCGGCCGAGATCGCGGCAGGCAGCCAGGATCTGAGTGATCGCACCGAGCGGATGTCCGCCAACCTGGAACAGACCGCGCATTCGATGACAGAAATGTCCACGACGGTGCGTCAGACCGCTGCGAGCGCTCAGCAGGCCACCGACCTGGCCCGCCAGGCGAGCGAGTCTGCGCAGCGCGGCGAGTCGATCGTCACCGGGGTGGTGTCCAACATGAACGGCATCACCCAGGCGTCGGGTCGGATCGAGGAGATCATCGGCGTCATCGACGGCATCGCGTTCCAGACCAACATCCTGGCGCTGAATGCGGCAGTGGAAGCCGCACGTGCCGGCGAACAAGGGCGTGGGTTTGCGGTGGTGGCGGGCGAAGTCCGCTCACTGGCACAACGCAGCGCGCAGGCCGCGCGTGAAATCAAACAGCTGATCTCCGTCTCCAGCGAGAAGGTGGCCGAAGGCGACCGCCGCGTACGCGAGGCCGGCCAAGCCATGCAGGACATCCTGTCGAGCGTGCGGCATGTCGCCAGCATCATCGGCGAGATCTCCGCCTCGGCATCGGATCAGGCCGGCGGCATCGACAAGGTGAGCCGGTCCGTCTCGGAGCTGGACACCGTCACCCAGCAGAATGCGGCTCTGGTGGAGCAATCAGCGGCTGCGGCCGTCGGCTTGCGGCAAGCCGCGCTGGAGCAGTCCGCCACGGTGGAGGCCTTCAACCTCGGCCAGGAAGCCTGA
- a CDS encoding porin, which produces MKRMTLRPLIAAAAVAALAQPALAETAIGQYLTFSAFGTLGAVRSSTDVADYVRERQAKGATKTPSLLVDSNLGLQLTAKANDWLSATVQSLTAERDSDELTTRFDWAYVKVTPVENLSARAGKLLVSNFLVSDSRRIGYANTALRPSNEVYGLDLLNNSMTGGDLSYAWHVGGGTLTAGASYGKSTLGVFDVKKIRNLNVVWDGDWYTLRVGQTKADPQVQAVLGPGVHEVYTFNGYGFTVDRSNVLLQGEYVQRRSSAAATLIAANAWYLQAGYRMGKWVPYASYGERKAAKSSVVNPQNTLALGARWDAFKSAALKFQLERIDTKGTGGASFVTSGGSGGSALSSAPNIAKNVTTLSVAVDFVY; this is translated from the coding sequence ATGAAGCGCATGACTCTTCGGCCTTTGATCGCCGCCGCTGCCGTCGCCGCCCTGGCGCAACCCGCCCTGGCGGAAACTGCCATCGGGCAGTACCTCACCTTCAGTGCCTTCGGCACGCTGGGGGCGGTGCGCTCCAGTACCGATGTAGCGGACTATGTCCGTGAACGACAGGCCAAGGGCGCCACCAAGACCCCAAGTCTGCTGGTGGACTCCAACCTGGGCCTGCAACTGACCGCCAAGGCGAACGACTGGCTCTCCGCCACGGTGCAATCGCTCACTGCCGAGCGCGACTCCGACGAATTGACCACGCGCTTCGATTGGGCTTATGTCAAGGTCACTCCGGTGGAGAACCTGAGTGCCCGCGCAGGCAAGTTGCTAGTCTCCAACTTCCTGGTGTCGGATTCCCGCCGCATCGGGTATGCCAACACGGCGCTGCGCCCCTCCAATGAGGTTTATGGCCTGGACCTGCTCAACAACAGCATGACAGGCGGCGATCTCAGCTACGCCTGGCATGTGGGCGGTGGCACGCTCACCGCCGGTGCATCCTACGGCAAATCCACCTTGGGTGTGTTCGACGTCAAGAAGATCCGCAACCTCAACGTGGTCTGGGATGGTGACTGGTACACCCTTCGCGTAGGTCAGACCAAAGCCGACCCACAGGTCCAAGCCGTGCTCGGCCCGGGCGTGCATGAGGTCTACACCTTCAATGGCTACGGTTTCACGGTAGACCGCTCGAACGTCTTGCTGCAGGGGGAATATGTCCAGCGCCGCTCCAGCGCCGCAGCCACCCTGATTGCCGCCAATGCCTGGTATTTGCAAGCCGGTTATCGCATGGGCAAATGGGTGCCCTACGCCTCTTACGGTGAACGAAAGGCGGCCAAGAGCAGTGTGGTGAACCCGCAAAACACCCTTGCCCTGGGGGCCCGTTGGGACGCCTTCAAGTCGGCCGCTCTGAAGTTCCAGCTTGAACGCATCGACACCAAGGGCACCGGCGGCGCCAGCTTTGTGACCTCGGGCGGCTCAGGCGGCTCGGCTTTGAGCTCGGCGCCCAACATCGCCAAGAACGTGACCACCCTCAGCGTGGCTGTGGATTTTGTCTATTGA
- a CDS encoding cold-shock protein, whose translation MATGTVKWFNDAKGFGFIEPDQGGGDVFAHFSAIQMEGFRTLKQGGKVSYELVHGPKGQMAQNIRPLESDLVDVGLLAESVMAAQPAATA comes from the coding sequence ATGGCTACAGGCACGGTAAAGTGGTTCAACGATGCCAAAGGGTTTGGCTTCATTGAGCCGGATCAAGGCGGGGGCGATGTTTTTGCGCACTTCTCAGCCATCCAGATGGAAGGTTTCCGCACGCTCAAGCAGGGCGGCAAGGTGAGTTACGAGCTGGTACATGGTCCGAAGGGCCAGATGGCTCAGAACATTCGCCCGTTGGAGTCCGACCTGGTGGATGTGGGCCTGCTGGCCGAATCCGTCATGGCGGCACAGCCAGCGGCGACAGCCTGA